The following are encoded in a window of Pongo abelii isolate AG06213 chromosome 14, NHGRI_mPonAbe1-v2.0_pri, whole genome shotgun sequence genomic DNA:
- the ZIC5 gene encoding zinc finger protein ZIC 5 — translation MFLKAGRGNKVPPVRVYGPDCVVLMEPPLSKRNSPALRLADLATAQVQPLQNMTGFPALAGPPAHSQLPAAVAHLRLRDLGADPGVATTPLGPEHMAQASALGLSPPSQALPAHPEASAAAARAAALVAHPGAGNYPCGGGSSGAQPSAPPPPAPPLPPTPSPPPPPPPPPPPALSGYTTTNSGGGGSSGKGHSRDFVLQRDLSATAPAAAMHGAPLGGEQRSGTGSPQHPAPPPHSAGMFISASGTYAGPDGSGGPALFPALHDTPGAPGGHPHPLNGQMRLGLAAAAAAAAAELYGRAEPPFAPRSGDAHYGAVAAAAAAALHGYGAVNLNLNLAAAAAAAAAGPGPHLQHHAPPPAPPPPAPAQHPHQHHPHLPGAAGAFLRYMRQPIKQELICKWIDPDELAGLPPPPPPPPPPPPPPAGGAKPCSKTFGTMHELVNHVTVEHVGGPEQSSHVCFWEDCPREGKPFKAKYKLINHIRVHTGEKPFPCPFPGCGKVFARSENLKIHKRTHTGEKPFKCEFDGCDRKFANSSDRKKHSHVHTSDKPYYCKIRGCDKSYTHPSSLRKHMKIHCKSPPPSPGPLGYSSVGTPVGAPLSPVLDPARSHSSTLSPQVTNLNEWYVCQASGAPSHLHTPSSNGTTSESEDEEIYGNPKVVRTIH, via the exons atgtttttgAAGGCGGGCAGAGGGAATAAAGTCCCCCCAGTGAGGGTCTATGGGCCTGATTGTGTAGTTCTGATGGAGCCCCCTTTGAGCAAGAGGAACTCGCCAGCGCTGAGATTAGCGGATTTGGCAACGGCTCAGGTCCAGCCGCTTCAGAATATGACAGGCTTCCCGGCGCTGGCCGGCCCGCCCGCCCACTCCCAACTCCCGGCCGCCGTCGCGCACCTCCGCCTGCGGGACCTGGGCGCTGACCCCGGCGTGGCCACCACTCCGCTGGGACCCGAGCACATGGCCCAGGCGAGCGCGCTGGGCCTCAGCCCTCCCTCCCAGGCGCTCCCGGCACACCCGGAGGCTTCGGCAGCCGCCGCCCGTGCTGCAGCCTTGGTCGCGCACCCCGGCGCGGGCAACTACCCCTGTGGCGGGGGCAGCAGTGGCGCGCAGCCCTCCGcgcccccgcccccagcccctcctcttcctcccaccccttcaccccctccccctcccccgcctcctcctcctcctgccctctcGGGCTACACCACCACCAACagtggcggcggcggcagcagcggcaAAGGCCACAGCAGGGACTTCGTCCTCCAGAGGGACCTTTCCGCCACGGCCCCCGCGGCGGCCATGCACGGGGCCCCGCTCGGAGGGGAGCAGCGGTCCGGCACCGGCTCCCCCCAGCACCCGGCCCCGCCTCCCCACTCGGCCGGCATGTTCATCTCCGCCAGCGGCACCTACGCGGGCCCGGACGGCAGCGGCGGCCCGGCGCTCTTCCCCGCGCTGCACGACACGCCGGGGGCCCCCGGCGGCCACCCGCACCCGCTCAACGGCCAGATGCGCCTGGGGCtggcggcggcagcggcagccGCGGCGGCTGAGCTGTACGGCCGCGCCGAACCGCCCTTTGCGCCGCGCTCTGGGGACGCGCACTACGGGGCGGTTGCGGCCGCAGCGGCGGCCGCCTTGCACGGCTACGGAGCCGTGAACTTAAACCTGAACCTGGCGGCTGCAGCGGCCGCAGCAGCAGCCGGGCCCGGGCCCCACCTGCAGCACCACGCGCCGCCcccggcgccgccgccgccggcgcCCGCGCAGCACCCGCACCAgcaccacccccacctcccaggggcGGCTGGGGCCTTCCTGCGCTACATGCGGCAGCCAATCAAGCAGGAgctcatctgcaagtggatcgaCCCCGACGAGCTGGCCgggctgccgccgccgccgccgccgccgccgccgccgccaccgcccccGGCCGGCGGCGCCAAGCCCTGCTCCAAAACTTTCGGCACCATGCACGAGCTGGTGAATCACGTCACGGTGGAGCACGTGGGAGGCCCCGAGCAGAGCAGCCACGTCTGCTTCTGGGAGGACTGTCCGCGCGAGGGCAAGCCCTTCAAGGCCAAATACAAGCTCATCAACCACATCCGCGTGCACACCGGCGAGAAGCCCTTTCCCTGCCCTTTCCCGGGCTGCGGCAAGGTCTTCGCGCGCTCCGAGAACCTCAAGATCCACAAGCGTACTCATACAG GGGAAAAGCCTTTCAAATGTGAATTTGATGGCTGCGACAGGAAGTTTGCCAATAGCAGTGATCGGAAGAAACATTCCCATGTCCACACCAGTGACAAGCCCTACTACTGCAAGATTCGAGGCTGTGACAAATCCTACACTCACCCAAGCTCCCTGAGGAAGCACATGAAGATTCATTGCAAGTCCCCGCCACCTTCTCCAGGACCCCTTGGTTACTCATCAGTGGGGACTCCAGTGGGCGCCCCCTTGTCCCCTGTGCTGGACCCAGCCAGGAGTCACTCCAGCACTCTGTCCCCTCAGGTGACCAACCTCAATGAGTGGTACGTTTGCCAGGCCAGTGGGGCCCCCAGCCATCTCCACACCCCTTCCAGCAACGGAACCACCTCTGAGTCTGAAGATGAGGAAATTTACGGAAACCCTAAAGTTGTGCGGACGATACATtag
- the ZIC2 gene encoding zinc finger protein ZIC 2 isoform X2: MLLDAGPQFPAIGVGSFARHHHHSAAAAAAAAAEMQDRELSLAAAQNGFVDSAAAHMGAFKLNPGAHELSPGQSSAFTSQGPGAYPGSAAAAAAAAALGPHAAHVGSYSGPPFNSTRDFLFRSRGFGDSAPGGGQHGLFGPGAGGLHHAHSDAQGHLLFPGLPEQHGPHGSQNVLNGQMRLGLPGEVFGRSEQYRQVASPRTDPYSAAQLHNQYGPMNMNMGMNMAAAAAHHHHHHHHHPGAFFRYMRQQCIKQELICKWIDPEQLSNPKKSCNKTFSTMHELVTHVSVEHVGGPEQSNHVCFWEECPREGKPFKAKYKLVNHIRVHTGEKPFPCPFPGCGKVFARSENLKIHKRTHTGEKPFQCEFEGCDRRFANSSDRKKHMHVHTSDKPYLCKMCDKSYTHPSSLRKHMKSPLVPPPGFCLAGP, from the exons ATGCTCCTGGACGCGGGTCCGCAGTTCCCGGCCATCGGGGTGGGCAGCTTCGcgcgccaccaccaccactccgccgcggcggcggcggctgctgcCGCCGAGATGCAGGACCGTGAACTGAGCCTGGCGGCGGCGCAGAACGGCTTCGTTGACTCCGCCGCCGCGCACATGGGAGCCTTCAAGCTCAACCCGGGCGCGCACGAGCTGTCCCCGGGCCAGAGCTCGGCGTTCACGTCGCAGGGCCCCGGCGCCTACCCCGGCTCCGCTGCGGCTGCCGCTGCGGCCGCAGCGCTCGGGCCCCACGCCGCGCACGTTGGCTCCTATTCCGGGCCGCCCTTCAACTCCACCCGGGACTTCCTGTTCCGCAGCCGCGGCTTCGGGGACTCGGCGCCGGGCGGCGGGCAGCACGGGCTGTTCGGGCCGGGCGCGGGCGGCCTGCACCATGCGCACTCGGACGCGCAGGGCCACCTCCTCTTCCCGGGCCTGCCAGAGCAGCACGGGCCGCACGGCTCGCAGAATGTGCTCAACGGGCAGATGCGCCTCGGGCTGCCGGGCGAGGTGTTCGGGCGCTCGGAGCAATACCGCCAGGTGGCCAGCCCGCGGACCGACCCCTACTCGGCGGCGCAACTCCACAACCAGTACGGCCCCATGAATATGAACATGGGTATGAACATGGCAGCAGCCGcggcccaccaccaccaccaccaccaccaccaccccggTGCCTTTTTCCGCTACATGCGGCAGCAGTGCATCAAGCAGGAgctcatctgcaagtggatcgaCCCCGAGCAGCTGAGCAATCCCAAGAAGAGCTGCAACAAAACTTTCAGCACCATGCACGAGCTGGTGACACACGTCTCCGTGGAGCACGTCGGCGGCCCTGAGCAGAGCAACCACGTCTGCTTCTGGGAGGAGTGTCCGCGCGAGGGCAAGCCCTTCAAGGCCAAATACAAACTGGTCAACCACATCCGCGTGCACACAGGCGAGAAACCCTTCCCCTGCCCCTTCCCGGGCTGTGGCAAGGTCTTCGCGCGCTCCGAGAACCTCAAGATCCACAAAAGGACCCACACAG GGGAGAAGCCGTTCCAGTGTGAGTTTGAGGGCTGCGACCGGCGCTTCGCCAACAGCAGCGACAGGAAGAAGCACATGCACGTCCACACCTCCGATAAGCCCTATCTCTGCAAGATGTGCGACAAGTCCTACACGCACCCCAGCTCGCTGCGGAAGCACATGAAG TCCCCTCTGGTCCCCCCTCCCGGCTTTTGTCTTGCAGGTCCATGA
- the ZIC2 gene encoding zinc finger protein ZIC 2 isoform X1 codes for MLLDAGPQFPAIGVGSFARHHHHSAAAAAAAAAEMQDRELSLAAAQNGFVDSAAAHMGAFKLNPGAHELSPGQSSAFTSQGPGAYPGSAAAAAAAAALGPHAAHVGSYSGPPFNSTRDFLFRSRGFGDSAPGGGQHGLFGPGAGGLHHAHSDAQGHLLFPGLPEQHGPHGSQNVLNGQMRLGLPGEVFGRSEQYRQVASPRTDPYSAAQLHNQYGPMNMNMGMNMAAAAAHHHHHHHHHPGAFFRYMRQQCIKQELICKWIDPEQLSNPKKSCNKTFSTMHELVTHVSVEHVGGPEQSNHVCFWEECPREGKPFKAKYKLVNHIRVHTGEKPFPCPFPGCGKVFARSENLKIHKRTHTGEKPFQCEFEGCDRRFANSSDRKKHMHVHTSDKPYLCKMCDKSYTHPSSLRKHMKVHESSPQGSESSPAASSGYESSTPPGLVSPSAEPQSSSNLSPAAAAAAAAAAAAAAAVSAVHRGGGSGSGGAGGGSGGGSGSGGGGGGAGGGGGGSSGGGSGTAGGHSGLSSNFNEWYV; via the exons ATGCTCCTGGACGCGGGTCCGCAGTTCCCGGCCATCGGGGTGGGCAGCTTCGcgcgccaccaccaccactccgccgcggcggcggcggctgctgcCGCCGAGATGCAGGACCGTGAACTGAGCCTGGCGGCGGCGCAGAACGGCTTCGTTGACTCCGCCGCCGCGCACATGGGAGCCTTCAAGCTCAACCCGGGCGCGCACGAGCTGTCCCCGGGCCAGAGCTCGGCGTTCACGTCGCAGGGCCCCGGCGCCTACCCCGGCTCCGCTGCGGCTGCCGCTGCGGCCGCAGCGCTCGGGCCCCACGCCGCGCACGTTGGCTCCTATTCCGGGCCGCCCTTCAACTCCACCCGGGACTTCCTGTTCCGCAGCCGCGGCTTCGGGGACTCGGCGCCGGGCGGCGGGCAGCACGGGCTGTTCGGGCCGGGCGCGGGCGGCCTGCACCATGCGCACTCGGACGCGCAGGGCCACCTCCTCTTCCCGGGCCTGCCAGAGCAGCACGGGCCGCACGGCTCGCAGAATGTGCTCAACGGGCAGATGCGCCTCGGGCTGCCGGGCGAGGTGTTCGGGCGCTCGGAGCAATACCGCCAGGTGGCCAGCCCGCGGACCGACCCCTACTCGGCGGCGCAACTCCACAACCAGTACGGCCCCATGAATATGAACATGGGTATGAACATGGCAGCAGCCGcggcccaccaccaccaccaccaccaccaccaccccggTGCCTTTTTCCGCTACATGCGGCAGCAGTGCATCAAGCAGGAgctcatctgcaagtggatcgaCCCCGAGCAGCTGAGCAATCCCAAGAAGAGCTGCAACAAAACTTTCAGCACCATGCACGAGCTGGTGACACACGTCTCCGTGGAGCACGTCGGCGGCCCTGAGCAGAGCAACCACGTCTGCTTCTGGGAGGAGTGTCCGCGCGAGGGCAAGCCCTTCAAGGCCAAATACAAACTGGTCAACCACATCCGCGTGCACACAGGCGAGAAACCCTTCCCCTGCCCCTTCCCGGGCTGTGGCAAGGTCTTCGCGCGCTCCGAGAACCTCAAGATCCACAAAAGGACCCACACAG GGGAGAAGCCGTTCCAGTGTGAGTTTGAGGGCTGCGACCGGCGCTTCGCCAACAGCAGCGACAGGAAGAAGCACATGCACGTCCACACCTCCGATAAGCCCTATCTCTGCAAGATGTGCGACAAGTCCTACACGCACCCCAGCTCGCTGCGGAAGCACATGAAG GTCCATGAGTCCTCCCCGCAGGGCTCTGAATCCTCCCCGGCCGCCAGCTCCGGCTATGAGTCGTCCACGCCCCCGGGGCTGGTGTCCCCCAGCGCCGAGCCCCAGAGCAGCTCCAACCTGTCGccagcggcggcggcagcagcggcggcggctgcggcggcggcggccgcggtGTCCGCGGTGCACCGGGGTGGAGGCTCGGGCAGTGGCGGCGCGGGAGGCGGCTCAGGCGGCGGCAGCGGCAGtggcgggggcggcggcggggcgggcggcgggggcggcggcagCTCTGGCGGGGGCAGCGGGACAGCCGGGGGCCACAGCGGCCTCTCCTCCAACTTCAATGAATGGTACGTGTGA